A single genomic interval of Dysidea avara chromosome 6, odDysAvar1.4, whole genome shotgun sequence harbors:
- the LOC136259168 gene encoding E3 ubiquitin-protein ligase TRIM71-like, with protein MSTNNVYICKEHDNCECKHYCKNCEKNICLVCTLIGEHSKHDHCTIPQAVTQCQEGVEKTSNAIDEMIKSLDDRYERIKAMKTKVQEQGEGVRNKIYEHYNELDLMLREQREQVKQQASDVVVRKEKVLAVQLTVVEQAKNEVLSLKEMKGTYEKNSDQDILSNNAAKQKQIIDHCLKKLKSRHDKINFEPEEKDDIELLCPLKSFFPLFCHLSVGSESLCVPTNSELLLPAKIDVKKQVTVTLFTRDAKGQYCSKGGNHVCMQLETCTGKITTLEVKDNCDGSYLASFVADQAGVVKVLVLVNGLQVRETPYSIVAYRNYKALNQPNKIFNDGGSLGHPWGIAVGRYGVWAVTDNSHNCVYVIDSEDQVVNKVGSHGKDNGLLNCPHGVAFDNENHLYVVDSGNHRVQKFGFNGNYLLQFGSRGSGDGQLNQPYGITTHDSRVYVTDKGNHRISVFQSDGQFCISFGSDQLGDPYDVAVTGNNQLLVADHSQKCIVTFTLDDDYVAGKLHTQGSNNGHPLNHPYSLATDVNGFILVTDDKHRVFVFDRAGSFIHCFGSTESGSKQFSALRSIALNSSKGIIYVCDSCNKKIQIFTNY; from the coding sequence ATGTCTACCAACAATGTCTATATTTGCAAGGAACATGACAACTGTGAGTGCAAACACTACTGTAAGAATTGTGAAAAGAACATCTGCCTTGTTTGTACACTAATTGGGGAACACTCTAAACATGATCACTGCACAATTCCACAAGCCGTCACCCAGTGCCAAGAAGGAGTGGAGAAGACCAGTAATGCGATAGATGAGATGATCAAGAGTCTTGATGATCGGTATGAAAGGATTAAAGCAATGAAGACTAAAGTACAAGAGCAAGGTGAAGGTGTGAGAAACAAGATTTATGAACATTATAATGAGCTAGATCTAATGCTAAGAGAACAAAGAGAACAAGTGAAACAGCAAGCAAGTGATGTAGTGGTAAGGAAGGAGAAAGTATTAGCAGTTCAGCTGACAGTGGTTGAACAAGCAAAAAACGAAGTTTTGAGCTTAAAAGAAATGAAAGGCACTTACGAAAAGAATTCTGATCAAGACATTTTGTCCAATAATGCAGCAAAACAGAAACAAATAATCGATCACTGCCTAAAGAAATTAAAATCTAGGCATGACAAAATCAACTTTGAACCTGAAGAAAAGGATGATATTGAGTTGCTGTGTCCTTTGAAGTCCTTTTTCCCTCTATTTTGCCATCTTTCTGTGGGCTCAGAGAGTTTGTGTGTTCCGACCAATTCAGAGTTGTTGTTGCCAGCTAAAATTGATGTAAAGAAGCAAGTTACAGTTACTCTCTTTACAAGGGATGCTAAGGGTCAGTATTGCTCTAAGGGAGGTAATCATGTGTGTATGCAGCTGGAAACTTGCACAGGGAAAATTACTACCTTAGAAGTGAAAGATAATTGCGATGGTAGCTATTTggcttcttttgtagctgatcagGCTGGAGTAGTGAAGGTTTTAGTGTTGGTAAACGGTTTGCAAGTTAGGGAAACTCCCTACAGCATTGTTGCATATAGAAATTACAAAGCACTTAACCAACCCAATAAGATATTCAATGATGGTGGTAGCCTGGGCCATCCCTGGGGCATTGCAGTTGGTAGATATGGAGTATGGGCAGTAACTGACAATTCCCACAATTGCGTGTATGTAATTGATAGTGAAGATCAGGTAGTTAACAAGGTTGGTAGTCATGGTAAAGATAATGGTCTACTCAATTGTCCCCATGGTGTTGCATTTGACAATGAAAATCACTTGTATGTGGTTGATAGTGGTAACCACAGGGTACAGAAGTTTGGATTTAATGGTAACTACTTGCTGCAATTTGGGAGCCGTGGTTCAGGTGATGGTCAACTAAATCAACCATATGGCATCACAACACATGATAGTAGAGTGTATGTCACTGATAAAGGTAACCATCGTATATCAGTGTTCCAGTCTGATGGTCAGTTTTGCATCTCTTTTGGATCTGATCAGTTAGGTGATCCCTATGATGTAGCAGTTACTGGGAATAATCAGCTACTTGTTGCTGACCATAGTCAAAAATGTATAGTTACTTTTACACTTGACGATGATTATGTAGCAGGCAAGTTGCACACTCAAGGATCTAATAATGGTCATCCATTAAACCATCCATATAGCCTTGCTACAGATGTAAATGGTTTCATCTTAGTAACTGATGACAAACATCGTGTGTTTGTCTTTGATCGTGCTGGTAGCTTCATTCATTGTTTTGGTTCTACTGAATCTGGTAGTAAGCAATTTAGTGCTCTTCGTAGTATAGCCCTTAATAGTAGTAAAGGTATCATCTATGTTTGTGACTCCTGCAACAAAAAGATTCAGATATTTACCAATTACTGA